The Acidobacteriota bacterium DNA segment CCTGATGGATTACGATTTTCCGGGCAACATCCGCGAACTGAGAAACATCATCGAACACGCCGTATCGGGTAGCAATCGTGACCTGATCGACATTGAACATTTGCCTGAGTATTTGCGCTCAGCCGGGCGTTTGATGCAATCGCGCTCACATAAACCATCGCTTGCCGAACTTGAAGCCGTTTACATCCGCGAAATTCTCGAATATGTGCGCGGCAATAAAACCCGCGCTTCGGAAATCCTCGGCATCAGCCGCAAAAATCTATATGAAAAGATGCGCCGCTATCACATTGGCGTCGGTAGAGGCGAGTAGTCAGCAGGTTTGTGGTTTCTGGTTTATTAATTTCTGGTTCATGAACTAAAAACCACAAACCAACAAACCGGAAACCATGAAGTTGCAATTTATCTGGATTGGCAAAACCAAAAACGCGGCGATTCGGGAATTGGCGAATGATTATCTTGAACGCCTGAAAAAATATTGTCGCGTAGAGATTACCGAATTGCGCGACCGCGACGATGCCGGAGGCGTCAAACTTCGGCTCATTGAAAAAGAGGGCGAAGAAATTTTGCAGCATCTGGAAGCAGATGCTTTTTTAATTGCGCTCGATGAACGCGGGCGGGAAATGACTTCGCAGCAGTTTGCCGAGTTTTTTGAAAAACACAGACTTGCGGGAACCAAACAATTAACTTTTGTAATTGGCGGGCATCTGGGACTGGCGGAAAAAGTGAAAAAACGCGCCAACCTGACCTTGGCGCTTTCACGCATGACGCTCACCCATGAGCTTGCTCGCATATTTTTACTTGAACAAGCTTATCGTGCATTTGCTATACTTCACGGTTCGCCTTATCAGAAATGAGGCGATGCAAAGAGGGAGAGCGATTTCAACTCAGGGAAGAACAAATCTGAGCTAGAGGTTTTTTAATGGATAAAAAAAGATTAAAACAATACGAAGCCAAACTCATCGACCAAAGAAACGCTTTGCTGGGTATGGTAGAGCGCACAGAGGATTATGGCAGAGAAGCTGACCGCGAAATCAGCCAGGACCCGGCTGATAAAGCTTCCAACTCCTACACCAAAGAGCTTTTATTTTCGCAGAGCACTAATGAACGAAACACTTTAAAACTTATCGAAGAAGCCATTGACCGGGTAGATAATGGCGATTACGGCGATTGTTTAAATTGCGGCAATGAAATTCAAGCGAAACGACTCGACGCCATTCCCTGGGCACCCTATTGCAGAGATTGCCAGGAACTGGTCGAGCAAGGACTGTTAAGCGACAAAGAAGAACGCGAATAATTGAAAGGCTCAGCCTGCAAAGCCTGAGCCTTGGTTCATTCCCCATCCGCTTGTCCAAATCTATCCGCACGGAGGCAAGGCGTGTTCACGCACGCGCTGCAAAATTTACGAGACGGAATTCTCACCCTCGCTTATCCGCAGGAATGTCGCGTCTGTAAGGGTCAGGTTGAATCCTGGCGCGACGGCGTGGTTTGCCATCGGTGTTGGGAAAATCCACACCTCACCGAACTTTTCACCCGCACGAGCACCTGCCACAAATGCGATTATCCATTGCCGCCGGTTCAACAATTTGCGGCGCGCACGACTGACGTGACCACCATACCCGCTCAGCCGCGTCAATGCGGACGCTGTCAGAAAATGCCTTTTACTTTTGCGAGAGCCTGCGGCGCGTATACCGGAACTCTTGAAGCCAATATTTTGTTCTTAAAATCGACGCCTCATCTTTGTCGTCGTTTGCGAGAAATGCTCGGACAAACCTATCAAGCGAATGAAGCGGTTTTAGCAAGCGAGGTGATCGTGCCGGTTCCCCTGCACGATCTGAGAAAGCGCGAACGCGGATTCAATCAAGCCGAAGTGGTGGCGCGCGCCCTGGCTTGGGACTATGGTCTCAATCTCGATACCACTGCACTGATACGCAGCAAAGCGACCGAGCGCCACCGCGTCGGCATGGATGAGGTTGATCGCTTGAAATCCGTAGCAAAAGCCTTTAAGGTTCGCGACCCGCAACGCTTAAAAGCGCGTTCCATACTTTTAATTGATGATGTTTTTACCACCGGAAGCACGATTCGCGTCGCGGCAGAAACCTTGTTAAATGCAGGGGTCGTCGATGTCAAGGCGCTCACCCTGGTTAGAGTCATCCAACGTTTGTAAGCCATCAATCACCCCAACTTTTCGGCAACAAAAATGCCGTTCAAGCCTTCTCTCGATAAAGCTTCCGCGTAAGCTGTCTTAATATTTTTTTGTTTCGGACTTGCCAGAAATTCATTCTTGTCTCAAAATCGTGAAGCTAAAAACAAAAAGCTAAATCTCGGCAATTGAATTAAGCAGTAAAATAAAAAAGTTGTAAGTTCCGATTTTTTAATGTCGTCGGTTTAATCGCTCATACATTCAGGAATTCAGTGGGAGCATTGATAGCTAATCAATGATCGCTCCTTGATGAATCGTTCAAACATTCAGGCAGTCGTAAATTCGATAAATCTCAGAGT contains these protein-coding regions:
- a CDS encoding 23S rRNA (pseudouridine(1915)-N(3))-methyltransferase RlmH, which codes for MKLQFIWIGKTKNAAIRELANDYLERLKKYCRVEITELRDRDDAGGVKLRLIEKEGEEILQHLEADAFLIALDERGREMTSQQFAEFFEKHRLAGTKQLTFVIGGHLGLAEKVKKRANLTLALSRMTLTHELARIFLLEQAYRAFAILHGSPYQK
- a CDS encoding TraR/DksA family transcriptional regulator, producing MDKKRLKQYEAKLIDQRNALLGMVERTEDYGREADREISQDPADKASNSYTKELLFSQSTNERNTLKLIEEAIDRVDNGDYGDCLNCGNEIQAKRLDAIPWAPYCRDCQELVEQGLLSDKEERE
- a CDS encoding phosphoribosyltransferase family protein, giving the protein MFTHALQNLRDGILTLAYPQECRVCKGQVESWRDGVVCHRCWENPHLTELFTRTSTCHKCDYPLPPVQQFAARTTDVTTIPAQPRQCGRCQKMPFTFARACGAYTGTLEANILFLKSTPHLCRRLREMLGQTYQANEAVLASEVIVPVPLHDLRKRERGFNQAEVVARALAWDYGLNLDTTALIRSKATERHRVGMDEVDRLKSVAKAFKVRDPQRLKARSILLIDDVFTTGSTIRVAAETLLNAGVVDVKALTLVRVIQRL